A section of the Candidatus Eisenbacteria bacterium genome encodes:
- a CDS encoding DUF3387 domain-containing protein, producing RELSQAFALAVPHPDALRIRDDVAFFQAVRASLIKRAPGEARTEEELDYAVRQIVSRAVASEGVVDIFAAAGLAKPDISILSEEFLAEVKGMPQRNLAVELLRKLLSGEINTRRRKNLVQARSFAEMLEQSIRRYQNRATEAAQVIEELIALAKEMREAGARGEKLGLSEEEVAFYDALETNDSAVRILGDETLRTIARELVATVRNNVTIDWTIRENVRAQLRVLVKRILRRYGYPPDKQEKATQTVLEQAEVLSEMWAAA from the coding sequence TGCGAGAACTGTCGCAGGCGTTCGCGCTGGCTGTGCCGCATCCCGATGCACTCCGCATCCGCGACGACGTCGCCTTCTTCCAGGCGGTGCGTGCGAGCCTGATCAAACGGGCGCCGGGCGAGGCGAGGACCGAGGAGGAACTCGACTACGCGGTACGGCAGATCGTCTCTCGGGCAGTCGCTTCAGAGGGCGTGGTCGACATTTTCGCGGCCGCGGGCCTGGCCAAGCCCGATATCTCCATCCTGTCCGAGGAGTTCCTGGCCGAAGTGAAGGGCATGCCGCAGCGCAACCTGGCGGTGGAACTCCTCCGGAAGCTGCTCTCGGGGGAGATCAACACCCGGCGGCGCAAGAACCTCGTGCAGGCTCGTTCGTTCGCCGAGATGCTCGAGCAGTCGATCCGGCGGTATCAGAACCGGGCCACCGAGGCGGCCCAGGTGATCGAGGAGCTGATCGCGCTTGCCAAGGAGATGCGCGAGGCCGGGGCCCGCGGCGAGAAGCTCGGCCTGTCCGAGGAGGAGGTCGCGTTCTACGACGCGCTGGAGACGAATGACAGCGCGGTCCGGATTCTGGGCGACGAGACCTTGAGGACGATCGCCCGCGAGCTGGTGGCCACCGTCCGAAACAACGTCACGATCGACTGGACGATCCGGGAGAACGTGCGGGCCCAGCTCCGCGTTCTCGTGAAGCGGATCTTGCGGCGCTACGGCTACCCGCCCGACAAGCAAGAGAAGGCGACGCAGACGGTGCTCGAGCAGGCGGAGGTGTTGTCGGAGATGTGGGCGGCGGCTTGA